A genomic stretch from Asterias rubens chromosome 19, eAstRub1.3, whole genome shotgun sequence includes:
- the LOC117303260 gene encoding DNA polymerase epsilon subunit 3-like — protein MAERPEDLNLPHSVITRIMKEAVPDGISVSKEARNAVSKAASVFVLYATSCANNYALKGKRKTLNAADVFAAMKDMEFEEFIEPLEKSLQEFRQEQRGKKEASEKRKQSKSDQEKTEGEDSEQNISSELEDSREDGEELEDGEEVDDVGEDEEDEDDDIEDDIEDEEDEELEEDEVEEIEDDEVEDAGEIEDATADDDDDDVQEVE, from the exons ATGGCAGAGAGACCGGAGGATTTAAATCTCCCACATTCAGTGATCACAAGGATCATGAAAGAAGCG gtTCCTGATGGCATCAGTGTATCAAAGGAAGCTCGTAATGCTGTCTCTAAGGCAGCCAGTGTGTTTGTGCTCTATGCTACTTCATG TGCTAACAACTATGCTCTAAAAGGCAAGAGGAAAACACTGAATGCTGCTGATGTTTTTGCTGCAATGAAGGACATGGAATTTGAAGAATTTATTGAGCCATTGGAGAAGAGTCTCCAAG AGTTTCGCCAAGAGCAGAGAGGTAAAAAAGAGGCATCGGAAAAGAGGAAGCAAAGCAAGTCGGACCAGGAGAAGACCGAAGGGGAAGACTCCGAGCAGAATATCTCAAGTGAGTTGGAAGATAGCAGGGAAGATGGAGAAGAGCTGGAAGATGGAGAAGAGGTTGATGATGTaggagaagatgaagaagacgAAGATGATGATATTGAGGATGATATTGAAGATGAAGAGGATGAGGAGCTCGAGGAGGACGAAGTGGAAgaaattgaagatgatgaagtTGAAGATGCGGGAGAGATTGAAGATGCTactgctgatgatgatgatgatgatgttcaaGAAGTCGAATGA